A single window of Ornithorhynchus anatinus isolate Pmale09 chromosome 3, mOrnAna1.pri.v4, whole genome shotgun sequence DNA harbors:
- the GRK2 gene encoding LOW QUALITY PROTEIN: beta-adrenergic receptor kinase 1 (The sequence of the model RefSeq protein was modified relative to this genomic sequence to represent the inferred CDS: deleted 1 base in 1 codon): MADLEAVLADVSYLMAMEKSKATPAARASKKILLPEPSIRSVMQRYLQDRGEITFEKIFSQKLGYLLFKDFCLALGDEAKPQVEFYEEIKKYEKLDSEEERGTKSKEIFDLYIMKELLACSHTFSKSATEHVQSHLLKRQVPPDLFQPYIEEICQSLRGGVFQRFIESEKFTRFCQWKNVELNIHLTMNDFSVHRIIGRGGFGEVYGCRKADTGKMYAMKCLDKKRIKMKQGETLALNERIMLSLVSTGDCPFIVCMSYAFQTPDKLSFILDLMNGGDLHYHLSQHGVFSESDMRFYAAEIILGLEHMHNRFVVYRDLKPANILLDEFGHVRISDLGLACDFSKKKPHASVGTHGYMAPEVLQKGVAYDSSADWFSLGCMLFKLLRGHSPFRQHKTKDKHEIDRMTLTTTVEMPDSFSPELRSLLEGLLQRDVNRRLGCLGRGAQEVKEDPFFSTVDWQMVFLQKYPPPLIPPRGEVNAADAFDIGSFDEEDTKGIKLLDSDQELYRNFPLTISERWQQEVAETVFDAVNAETDRLEARKRAKNKQLGHEEEYALGKDCIMHGYMSKMGNPFLTPWQRRYFYLFPNRLEWRGEGEAPQSLLTLEEIQAVEETLVKERRCLLLRIRGGKQFVLQCDSDPELDQWKKELREAYRQAQQLLQRVPKMKDKPRSPVVELSKMPLVQRGSANGL, encoded by the exons ATGGCGGACCTGGAGGCGGTGCTGGCCGACGTGAGCTACCTGATGGCCATGGAGAAGAGCAAGGCCACCCCCGCCGCCCGCGCCAGCAAGAAGATCCTCCTGCCCGAGCCCAG CATCCGCAGCGTCATGCAGAGGTACCTGCAGGACCGGGGAGAGATCACGTTTGAGAAGATCTTCTCGCAGAAGCTAG GCTACCTGTTGTTCAAGGATTTCTGCCTTGCCCTCGGGGATGAGGCCAAGCCTCAGGTGGAGTTCTACGAGGAG ATCAAGAAGTACGAGAAACTGGACTCGGAGGAAGAGCGCGGCACCAAGAGCAAGGAGATCTTCGATCTCTACATTATGAAGGAGCTGCTGGCCTGCTCCCAC acctTCTCCAAGAGCGCAACCGAGCACGTGCAGAGCCACCTCCTGAAGCGTCAAGTGCCGCCCGATCTGTTCCAG CCGTACATCGAGGAGATCTGCCAGAGCCTGCGGGGGGGC GTGTTCCAGCGGTTCATTGAGAG CGAGAAGTTCACCCGGTTCTGCCAGTGGAAGAACGTCGAGCTGAACATCCAC cTGACCATGAACGACTTCAGCGTCCACCGCATCATCGGCCGCGGCGGCTTCGGCGAGGTGTACGGCTGCCGCAAAGCTGACACGGGAAAGAT gTATGCCATGAAGTGTCTGGACAAGAAACGCATCAagatgaagcagggagagacgcTGGCCTTGAACGAGCGCATCATGTTGTCCCTTGTCAGCACTGGg GATTGCCCCTTCATCGTCTGCATGTCCTACGCCTTCCAAACGCCCGACAAGCTCAGCTTCATCCTGGACCTCATGAACG GGGGAGACCTGCACTATCACCTGTCCCAGCACGGCGTCTTCTCCGAGTCCGACATGCGTTTCTACGCCGCCGAGATCATCCTGGGTCTGGAGCACATGCACAACCGCTTCGTCGTCTACCGGGACCTAAAG CCGGCCAACATCCTGCTGGACGAGTTCGGCCACGTGCGCATCTCGGACCTGGGTCTCGCCTGTGACTTCTCCAAGAAGAAGCCTCATGCCAGCGT GGGCACCCACGGGTACATGGCTCCGGAGGTGCTGCAGAAGGGGGTGGCGTACGACAGCAGCGCGGACTGGTTCTCCCTGGGCTGCATGCTCTTCAAGCTGCTACGGGG GCACAGCCCCTTCCGGCAGCACAAGACCAAGGACAAGCACGAGATCGACCGCATGACTCTGACCACG ACCGTGGAGATGCCGGACTCGTTCTCCCCGGAGCTTCGGTCCCTGCTGGAAGGGTTGCTGCAGAGAGACGTGAACCGCAGACTGGGCTGTCTGGGCCGGGG GGcccaggaggtgaaggaggaccCCTTCTTCAGCACCGTGGACTGGCAGATGGTCTTCCTACAGAAG TACCCGCCCCCGCTGATCCCGCCCCGCGGGGAGGTCAACGCTGCCGACGCCTTCGACATCGGCTCCTTCGACGAGGAGGACACCAAGGGAATCAAG TTGCTGGACAGCGACCAGGAGCTCTACCGCAACTTCCCCCTCACCATCTCAGAGCGGTGGCAGCAGGAGGTGGCCGAGACGGTCTTCGACGCGGTCAACGCCGAGACCGACCGGTTGGAAGCCCGCAAGAGGGCCAAGAACAAGCAGCTGGGCCACGAGGAGg agtaCGCCTTGGGAAAAGACTGCATCATGCACGGCTACATGTCCAAGATGGGgaaccccttcctcaccccttgGCAGCGCAGGTACTTCTACCTGTTCCCCAACCGGCTGGAGTGGCGGGGCGAGGGCGAGGCCCCG CAGAGTCTCCTgaccctggaggagatacaggccgTGGAGGAGACCCTGGTCAAGGAGCGCAGGTGCCTCCTGCTTAGGATCCGAGGAGGGAAGCAGTTCGTCCTGCAGTGTGAT AGCGACCCAGAGCTGGATCAGTGGAAGAAGGAGCTGCGGGAAGCGTACCGCCAGGCCCAGCAGCTGCTGCAGCGGGTGCCCAAGATGAAGGACAAACCGCGCTCACCCGTGGTGGAGCTCAGCAAGATGCCACTGGTCCAACGCGGCAGTGCCAACGGCCTCTGA